One Methylosarcina fibrata AML-C10 DNA segment encodes these proteins:
- a CDS encoding efflux transporter outer membrane subunit, giving the protein MTYFDRPSNIFIRVLIAALVSGCTVGPDYQRPTTDLPAKWSTELPNNQMDGKQNPQVWWQSFNDALLTSLITQARLGNRDLYQAEARIREARASRDLAIANILPSLSMNASASKNQPSNASRFGQVGQFSSAYNQFSHSLDASWEVDLWGKQRRSIESAEAGLDAAEEDLRDVLVSLYAEVAINYIDVRRYQNELIVAKESLKAQQENYDIAYWREQAGLVSRVDVLQAKQSVETTRADIPKYTSLLEQAKHGLAVLLGKQPAELNALLAQSAPIPAASNSIAIGIPADILRQRPDVRRSERELAAQTAQIGVAEAAAYPSFDLSGSIGVEALAAANLYTAAAKAFQLAVSSAWVLFDSGRIRSNVKMQTALQEQALGLYQNTILTALKEVEDSLIAYTQERQRCDALKASVTIGKDALTLAEQQYQAGTADFLTVLESQQSLLTAQNQLIESETEVASNLVTLYKALGGGWNQNEAKPVGTHS; this is encoded by the coding sequence ATGACTTATTTTGATCGTCCATCTAACATATTTATCCGTGTGCTGATAGCTGCGTTGGTATCGGGCTGTACGGTAGGGCCGGACTATCAGCGGCCAACAACCGATTTACCGGCTAAATGGAGTACAGAACTTCCTAATAACCAAATGGACGGTAAGCAAAATCCGCAGGTGTGGTGGCAGTCGTTCAACGATGCCCTATTAACGTCCTTGATAACCCAAGCCCGCTTAGGCAACCGCGATCTCTATCAAGCGGAAGCCAGGATACGGGAAGCGCGTGCCAGCCGCGATCTGGCGATTGCCAACATTTTGCCGAGCTTGTCGATGAATGCGTCGGCGAGCAAAAACCAGCCGAGCAACGCTTCCCGTTTTGGCCAAGTCGGCCAGTTTAGCAGCGCTTATAATCAATTTAGCCATAGCCTGGATGCCAGTTGGGAAGTCGATTTATGGGGCAAACAGCGGCGCTCCATTGAGTCGGCAGAAGCAGGACTGGATGCGGCGGAAGAGGATTTGCGGGATGTATTAGTCAGCTTGTATGCCGAGGTCGCCATAAATTACATTGATGTCAGGCGCTATCAAAACGAACTGATTGTTGCCAAGGAGAGCCTTAAAGCACAGCAGGAAAACTATGATATTGCCTATTGGCGGGAACAAGCCGGGCTCGTTTCAAGGGTGGATGTGCTGCAAGCCAAACAATCGGTCGAAACTACCCGCGCTGATATCCCGAAGTATACCAGCTTACTGGAACAAGCCAAACATGGCTTGGCAGTGTTGTTAGGAAAGCAGCCTGCCGAGTTAAACGCCTTACTGGCACAGAGTGCGCCTATTCCTGCAGCATCCAATAGCATTGCCATCGGAATCCCAGCCGACATACTTCGGCAAAGGCCGGATGTACGCCGGTCAGAGCGCGAACTAGCGGCGCAAACTGCCCAAATCGGCGTCGCGGAAGCGGCTGCCTACCCGAGCTTTGACTTGTCGGGCTCGATCGGTGTGGAAGCCCTGGCGGCGGCTAACCTTTATACAGCCGCGGCCAAGGCTTTTCAACTAGCAGTGAGCTCTGCGTGGGTTTTGTTTGATTCCGGGCGTATCCGCAGCAATGTAAAAATGCAAACTGCGCTCCAGGAACAGGCGTTAGGCCTATACCAGAACACCATCTTGACGGCTTTAAAAGAAGTTGAGGATTCCCTTATCGCTTACACCCAAGAACGGCAACGCTGCGATGCCCTTAAAGCCTCCGTAACGATTGGGAAAGATGCGTTGACTCTGGCTGAACAACAATATCAGGCAGGGACAGCCGATTTTCTCACTGTATTGGAATCTCAGCAGTCGTTATTGACGGCCCAAAATCAACTGATAGAAAGTGAAACGGAAGTCGCCTCAAACCTGGTCACGCTTTACAAAGCCTTAGGTGGCGGATGGAATCAGAATGAAGCTAAACCAGTTGGAACACACAGTTAA